The following proteins come from a genomic window of Peptoniphilus equinus:
- a CDS encoding bifunctional 2-keto-4-hydroxyglutarate aldolase/2-keto-3-deoxy-6-phosphogluconate aldolase: MSKLDTLLKIKNLGIVAVVRGNSAEEALEYAEGCIDGGIDIIEITFTIPNAIEVLKTLQSSLQGATIGAGTVLDAVTARLAIMAGAQFIVSPAFDEDVAKLCNRYQVPYMPGCLSVNEILKALEYGVDVIKVFPGSAVGPDYIKAVHGPLPHVNLMPTGGVSLENIDEWFRRGVFAVGVGSNLVSGSKEDIAGKAEAYLEAIREVRK; encoded by the coding sequence ATGTCGAAATTAGATACTTTGTTAAAAATAAAAAACTTAGGAATTGTCGCTGTTGTTCGAGGTAACAGTGCAGAAGAAGCCCTTGAATATGCCGAGGGGTGTATTGACGGCGGCATAGATATCATTGAAATTACATTTACGATTCCCAATGCTATAGAGGTTTTAAAAACATTACAATCGTCATTACAAGGGGCCACTATCGGTGCTGGGACAGTTTTGGATGCTGTCACAGCTCGTTTGGCTATTATGGCGGGCGCTCAATTTATTGTGTCACCGGCCTTTGATGAGGACGTAGCTAAACTTTGTAATCGCTATCAAGTTCCGTATATGCCGGGGTGTTTGTCGGTGAATGAAATACTGAAGGCCTTGGAATATGGGGTGGATGTTATTAAAGTATTCCCGGGCTCGGCAGTAGGTCCGGATTATATCAAAGCAGTACACGGGCCATTGCCTCACGTCAATCTCATGCCCACCGGAGGAGTAAGCCTTGAAAATATTGATGAATGGTTCAGAAGAGGGGTGTTTGCAGTAGGTGTGGGATCTAATCTTGTCAGCGGTTCCAAAGAGGACATTGCAGGTAAGGCGGAGGCTTATCTTGAAGCTATAAGAGAGGTGCGGAAATGA
- the glmL gene encoding methylaspartate mutase accessory protein GlmL: protein MNVLLVDIGSTYTKMSLVDTEQQKVVGSSLAITTIDTSVMDGYHEALAALKAKVGGVKPDKVLTCSSAAGGLKMVAIGLGPNLTAEASKRAALGAGARVLKTFSMEFKDKHKAELDALNPDIILFSGGSNNGDKLNTLNNARMLSTCTAKAPVVIACNEAIAKDVDAILSPHFTTYVTENVMPAVNEINPDPVRRIIRKIFMEHITLAKGLETYVKDVGPVLMATPDAALQGARLLSEGYEGEDGLGDLLVVDIGGATTDVHSIGYGLPKWGVRFYGLKEPFDKRTVEGDLGMRYSARSLYETVGDAELNSYYVANFDRATLDRTHNIRFVPHNDDELNVDVAMAKAAVRHSMARHVGAIKIEHDGSQNIKYQRGKDLSSFKAVIGTGGVLVHAKDPKFILALPEGELLPDAAAYYIDGDYLLSQMGLLATEVPDVALNLLKTHIRLLK from the coding sequence ATGAACGTTTTACTGGTGGACATTGGCTCCACCTATACCAAAATGAGTTTAGTGGATACGGAGCAACAGAAGGTGGTAGGCTCATCTCTGGCCATCACAACCATTGACACTTCGGTCATGGATGGATACCATGAGGCCTTGGCGGCCCTTAAAGCTAAGGTGGGCGGAGTGAAGCCGGACAAAGTCCTCACGTGCAGTTCCGCTGCTGGCGGACTGAAAATGGTGGCTATCGGACTCGGACCCAACCTCACTGCGGAAGCGTCAAAACGTGCGGCCCTCGGGGCGGGAGCTCGTGTGCTCAAAACTTTTTCCATGGAGTTTAAGGACAAGCACAAAGCAGAACTGGACGCCTTAAATCCTGACATCATTCTTTTCTCCGGAGGCAGCAACAACGGCGATAAACTCAACACCTTAAACAATGCGCGGATGCTCAGCACCTGCACCGCTAAAGCACCGGTGGTAATTGCGTGCAATGAGGCCATTGCCAAGGACGTGGATGCCATTTTATCGCCGCACTTTACGACCTATGTTACCGAAAATGTCATGCCGGCGGTGAATGAAATTAATCCGGATCCGGTGCGCCGCATTATTCGTAAAATTTTCATGGAGCATATCACCTTGGCCAAAGGTCTTGAAACCTACGTCAAAGACGTCGGACCTGTCCTCATGGCCACGCCTGATGCGGCGTTGCAAGGGGCGAGACTCCTCTCAGAAGGCTACGAAGGGGAAGACGGCTTGGGGGATCTTTTGGTGGTGGATATTGGCGGTGCGACGACGGATGTGCATTCCATCGGATATGGTTTGCCCAAGTGGGGCGTTAGATTTTACGGCCTGAAAGAACCTTTCGATAAACGGACGGTGGAAGGCGATCTGGGTATGCGTTATTCTGCGAGAAGTCTCTATGAAACCGTCGGAGATGCGGAACTTAACAGCTACTACGTCGCCAACTTTGATAGAGCGACCCTAGATAGAACTCACAATATTAGGTTCGTGCCGCACAACGATGACGAGCTTAACGTGGATGTGGCTATGGCTAAAGCTGCCGTGCGCCACAGTATGGCACGCCATGTCGGGGCGATTAAAATCGAGCACGACGGCTCACAAAATATCAAGTACCAACGGGGCAAAGATCTCTCGTCGTTTAAAGCGGTTATCGGCACCGGCGGTGTGCTGGTCCACGCGAAGGATCCGAAGTTTATTTTAGCGTTGCCTGAAGGGGAACTCCTGCCGGATGCGGCGGCATACTACATCGATGGGGATTACCTTCTCTCTCAAATGGGACTGCTTGCCACAGAAGTGCCGGATGTGGCCTTAAACTTGTTAAAGACACACATACGCCTTTTGAAATAA
- a CDS encoding xanthine phosphoribosyltransferase, producing the protein MKELEQRILLDGRVLPGEVVKVDSFLNHQLDVAFLSKMGQAIYDRFKDQHVTKILTIEASGIAIAVLASTYFGNVPVVFAKKGASSNIGTDFYTAPVHSYTKNKDYNVIVSKRYLSEEDRVLIIDDFLAEGQAMTGMMSLCDQANATIVGLSVAIEKGFQSGGKKLREAGYNLDSLAIIESIEDEVITFRPQ; encoded by the coding sequence ATGAAAGAATTAGAACAACGTATACTCTTAGACGGCCGCGTACTTCCCGGCGAAGTAGTGAAAGTCGACTCATTTTTAAATCATCAGCTGGACGTCGCTTTTCTCTCAAAGATGGGTCAGGCCATCTACGATCGTTTCAAAGATCAGCACGTCACTAAAATTTTAACCATCGAGGCATCAGGCATTGCCATTGCGGTTCTTGCCAGCACTTACTTCGGCAATGTCCCTGTGGTCTTTGCCAAAAAGGGCGCTTCATCCAACATCGGCACGGACTTCTACACCGCACCGGTGCATTCCTATACAAAAAACAAGGACTATAATGTTATCGTCTCCAAACGCTACTTATCCGAAGAGGACCGCGTCCTCATCATCGATGACTTCCTCGCTGAAGGTCAAGCCATGACCGGGATGATGTCACTCTGTGATCAGGCAAACGCCACCATCGTCGGCCTGTCCGTCGCCATCGAAAAGGGATTCCAAAGCGGCGGCAAAAAACTGCGCGAAGCCGGCTACAACTTAGACAGTTTAGCCATCATTGAATCCATCGAGGACGAGGTCATCACCTTCCGCCCTCAATAA
- a CDS encoding mannonate dehydratase has protein sequence MTEFVKKDRVACAHGRNIKFEGEHKFYESAHLTSEGSLDMYAIMKALFDGGFDGYIRPDHGRMIWAETGRPGYGLYDRALGLTYLNGIWEALERQSK, from the coding sequence ATTACAGAGTTTGTAAAAAAAGATCGTGTGGCGTGTGCACATGGGCGCAATATTAAATTTGAGGGGGAACACAAATTTTATGAATCGGCGCACTTGACTTCAGAAGGCAGTTTGGACATGTATGCCATCATGAAGGCTTTGTTTGATGGCGGATTTGACGGCTATATTCGGCCCGATCATGGGCGTATGATTTGGGCAGAGACAGGTCGTCCTGGATACGGGTTATATGATAGAGCGTTGGGGTTGACGTATTTGAATGGTATTTGGGAGGCGTTGGAACGACAATCGAAATAA
- a CDS encoding iron-containing alcohol dehydrogenase has protein sequence MKDFIYHNPTKIFFGTDHAHRIAEEIKTYGDSVLMVYGGGSIKTNGVYDDIKGALLDGGLTVTELSGVQPNPRVASAREGIRLARDNQVDFVLAVGGGSVIDCAKLICAGFYYDGDPWNIVTKGHGAKVERALPLGSVLTLSATGSEMDSGSVITNPDTQEKLGWGTPLVQPKFSLLNPAYTNSVNPWHTAAGLADIMSHTMENYFTVYDDAFMQDSFAEGILKTCVHYGPVALQEPDNYEARSNIMWAGTWAINGLIDTGKPTAWSVHPMEHELSAFYDITHGVGLAILTPRWLRHVLDETTAPKIARMGRQVFGLVESDTMKAADAAIDALYHFFESIGIPMHLKDVGIDDTQLEAMAAACLVHTKGTIHGFVDMNEEDVLEIYKACL, from the coding sequence ATGAAGGACTTTATCTATCATAATCCCACGAAAATATTTTTCGGCACGGATCATGCTCATCGTATCGCTGAAGAAATTAAAACGTATGGCGACAGTGTGCTTATGGTTTACGGAGGCGGCAGTATTAAGACCAACGGTGTGTATGATGACATTAAAGGGGCGCTTCTTGACGGCGGCTTAACTGTGACGGAGCTCTCCGGAGTACAGCCGAATCCGCGTGTGGCATCGGCAAGAGAAGGCATTCGTCTTGCGCGTGACAACCAGGTGGACTTTGTCCTTGCTGTAGGGGGCGGTTCAGTGATTGATTGTGCCAAGCTTATCTGTGCAGGTTTCTATTATGACGGCGATCCCTGGAATATCGTCACAAAGGGACATGGTGCGAAAGTGGAACGTGCCCTGCCGCTCGGGTCCGTTCTGACGTTATCCGCTACCGGATCTGAAATGGACTCAGGTTCTGTGATTACCAATCCTGATACCCAAGAAAAATTGGGTTGGGGAACGCCTTTGGTGCAACCGAAATTTTCATTGTTAAATCCGGCCTATACCAATAGTGTCAATCCGTGGCATACTGCGGCAGGGCTTGCCGACATTATGAGCCATACCATGGAAAACTACTTTACTGTCTATGACGATGCATTTATGCAGGACTCGTTTGCTGAAGGCATTTTGAAAACTTGTGTGCATTACGGCCCTGTGGCATTACAGGAGCCGGATAACTATGAGGCGCGTTCCAATATTATGTGGGCTGGCACGTGGGCAATTAACGGTCTGATCGACACCGGCAAACCGACAGCTTGGAGTGTGCATCCTATGGAACACGAGCTGTCCGCATTTTATGACATCACTCATGGTGTCGGCCTTGCCATCTTAACTCCGCGGTGGTTGCGTCACGTCCTGGATGAGACGACAGCGCCGAAAATTGCACGCATGGGTCGGCAAGTCTTCGGCCTTGTTGAATCCGACACGATGAAAGCGGCCGACGCCGCCATCGATGCGCTCTACCACTTCTTTGAAAGTATCGGGATCCCAATGCACTTGAAGGATGTGGGTATTGATGATACGCAGCTTGAAGCGATGGCGGCAGCGTGCCTGGTTCACACTAAGGGCACTATTCACGGCTTTGTCGATATGAATGAAGAAGATGTGCTTGAGATTTACAAGGCGTGCCTATAA
- the tsaB gene encoding tRNA (adenosine(37)-N6)-threonylcarbamoyltransferase complex dimerization subunit type 1 TsaB, with protein MLTLGIDTSTMTTTVGLSDGREIVSYDITGGRHNSEELTAMIQEMFSHVNKNLEDVELIAVGIGPGSFTGTRIAVTVARILADLLDKPLVGVSSLRAHAYKAARTLSIRDAKRGRVYAGVYEDYGKTVVLDDVLIDAAVLRERLGDVHVMAVEPFTDIFGTPELRNLRGAEVALLGEHVYAADGAMAIEDVVPNYLGKSQAEVQFDAKKGN; from the coding sequence ATGTTAACTTTAGGAATTGATACATCAACGATGACAACCACCGTGGGACTGAGTGACGGTCGGGAAATTGTCTCTTATGATATCACCGGCGGACGTCACAACTCCGAGGAGCTCACTGCCATGATTCAGGAGATGTTTTCCCATGTCAATAAAAATCTGGAGGATGTGGAGCTCATCGCGGTAGGCATTGGGCCGGGTTCCTTTACCGGAACGCGCATTGCCGTGACCGTGGCACGGATTCTTGCGGATCTATTGGATAAACCGCTGGTCGGTGTCTCATCGTTGCGGGCCCATGCTTATAAAGCGGCACGTACATTGTCCATTCGGGATGCCAAGAGGGGGCGTGTCTATGCCGGGGTGTATGAAGACTACGGCAAAACGGTGGTGCTGGATGATGTGTTAATTGATGCAGCGGTACTTCGTGAGCGCCTTGGCGATGTGCACGTCATGGCCGTCGAGCCTTTTACCGACATTTTCGGCACGCCGGAACTTCGCAATCTTCGAGGGGCGGAAGTGGCTCTTTTAGGTGAGCATGTCTACGCCGCCGACGGAGCTATGGCCATTGAGGATGTCGTACCCAACTACCTTGGCAAGTCTCAAGCAGAGGTGCAGTTTGATGCTAAGAAAGGCAACTGA
- a CDS encoding cyclodeaminase/cyclohydrolase family protein, whose product MELKNLTVAEFVAETSSDSPAPGGGSVSALAAAQAAALLGMVANLTVKSKKYEDVHEEMQKYADELKAIELDFVEDIDRDSNSFNGVMKAFKLPKETDEEKKIRSERIQEEYKNAANVPLQVGLKTMKLLEYAKVLVEKGNQNAITDVGVGLLNLRLAMRGAFYNVKINLGSIKDEAYVEETKKTMAKALDDVDQAVLPLLDKVEEAIQ is encoded by the coding sequence ATGGAACTTAAAAATTTAACCGTAGCAGAATTTGTTGCTGAAACTTCTTCAGATTCTCCGGCACCCGGCGGCGGATCTGTATCCGCTCTGGCAGCGGCTCAAGCTGCCGCGCTGCTTGGTATGGTGGCCAATCTCACCGTAAAAAGCAAAAAGTACGAAGACGTACACGAAGAAATGCAAAAGTATGCCGATGAGCTTAAAGCTATTGAATTGGATTTTGTGGAAGATATTGACCGCGACTCCAACTCATTTAACGGCGTCATGAAAGCATTTAAGCTTCCTAAAGAGACTGACGAAGAAAAGAAGATTCGTTCCGAACGCATTCAGGAAGAGTATAAAAATGCCGCCAATGTACCGCTTCAAGTCGGACTTAAGACGATGAAGCTCTTGGAGTATGCCAAGGTACTTGTGGAAAAAGGAAATCAAAATGCCATTACCGACGTGGGCGTAGGTCTGCTTAACTTGCGTCTGGCTATGCGCGGTGCGTTCTATAATGTCAAGATCAACCTTGGATCCATTAAGGATGAAGCTTATGTAGAAGAAACTAAAAAGACAATGGCGAAAGCTCTTGACGATGTGGATCAAGCGGTACTCCCACTTCTGGACAAAGTTGAAGAGGCCATTCAATAA
- a CDS encoding GNAT family N-acetyltransferase, protein MLRKATEADLDQLTALEAEAFSESYSHEMLRDLIRDPKRHCVVAEEGSVLGYILVDYTWDVTLERIAVFKAARERGIGSVLMQALPDEVAVTLEVSAHNTAALKLYHAFGFTREGVRKNYYGDGDDAYILWRNYERISF, encoded by the coding sequence ATGCTAAGAAAGGCAACTGAAGCAGATCTTGATCAGCTCACCGCTTTGGAAGCGGAAGCTTTTTCGGAGTCCTACTCTCACGAGATGCTCCGCGACTTGATCAGGGATCCCAAGCGGCACTGCGTGGTTGCTGAAGAGGGGAGCGTCCTCGGCTATATCCTTGTGGATTACACGTGGGATGTGACCTTAGAGCGCATTGCCGTTTTTAAAGCTGCGCGAGAACGCGGCATCGGGAGTGTGCTGATGCAGGCACTGCCGGATGAGGTGGCGGTGACGCTGGAGGTGAGTGCCCACAACACAGCGGCTTTGAAGCTTTACCATGCCTTCGGGTTTACTCGAGAAGGTGTACGAAAGAACTATTACGGCGACGGCGACGACGCCTACATCTTATGGAGGAATTATGAACGTATTAGCTTTTGA
- a CDS encoding IclR family transcriptional regulator, translating into MEVQNQSIERVFLILEAFQKFPNGAGLTELSNAVGLHKSTVHRFLMTLVSLGYVTKKDNKYSLTYKLYTLASTQFKGTDLVEVSEQEMNRLALKVNEVVHLVIRDGIYGVYINKIEANNAITMGSRIGARMPLLRTSVGKAMLAFEPDEIIQTIYTQSVKEGIIDAKTKPYETILADIERTRRTGVGIDDEDNEPGIYCVGAAILDFNHQVLGAISITGPKNRMLEKIKNDDLKDDVFQTAKIISNSLGYNSFK; encoded by the coding sequence ATGGAAGTACAAAATCAATCTATTGAACGTGTTTTTTTAATTTTAGAAGCTTTTCAAAAATTCCCTAACGGCGCAGGTCTCACTGAGCTTTCAAACGCTGTCGGACTGCACAAATCTACGGTACATCGTTTTTTAATGACTCTTGTCAGTCTGGGTTATGTAACCAAAAAAGATAATAAGTATTCTTTGACGTACAAGTTATACACGTTGGCTTCAACGCAGTTTAAAGGTACTGACTTGGTTGAAGTTTCGGAACAGGAAATGAATCGTCTGGCGCTTAAAGTGAATGAAGTGGTTCACTTGGTCATTAGGGACGGTATTTATGGCGTCTATATCAACAAAATTGAAGCTAACAATGCGATAACTATGGGATCACGGATCGGTGCTCGCATGCCACTTTTACGAACCTCAGTAGGCAAAGCAATGTTAGCGTTTGAACCGGATGAGATCATTCAAACGATTTATACTCAGTCTGTAAAAGAAGGGATCATTGACGCCAAGACTAAACCTTATGAAACTATCCTTGCCGACATTGAACGAACTCGTAGGACCGGCGTGGGCATTGACGACGAAGACAATGAGCCGGGGATCTATTGTGTCGGTGCAGCGATTTTAGATTTTAATCATCAGGTCTTAGGTGCCATTTCCATTACCGGACCCAAAAATCGTATGCTTGAAAAAATAAAAAATGACGATCTGAAAGATGATGTCTTTCAGACCGCCAAAATCATTTCTAACAGTCTAGGTTATAATTCCTTTAAGTAA
- the tsaE gene encoding tRNA (adenosine(37)-N6)-threonylcarbamoyltransferase complex ATPase subunit type 1 TsaE encodes MSIAKVFKCPKLSDTRALGEQIGALLNKGDVVALNGELGAGKTTLTQAIAKGMGIDDVVTSATFSLINEYDGDVPLYHFDTYRLDNVEAMAYMGFDEYFYGDGVCVVEWAETIRDFLPEAYLDIEIDGDHTFTIKGSGHYGDLVERLC; translated from the coding sequence TTGTCCATAGCGAAAGTTTTTAAGTGTCCGAAGCTTTCCGACACCCGTGCTTTGGGCGAGCAGATAGGAGCACTGCTTAACAAGGGCGATGTCGTGGCGCTTAACGGTGAGCTGGGGGCCGGCAAAACCACCTTGACGCAAGCGATAGCTAAAGGTATGGGCATTGACGATGTGGTCACCAGTGCCACGTTTAGTTTAATCAATGAATATGACGGTGACGTGCCGCTCTATCACTTCGACACGTACCGGTTGGACAATGTCGAGGCCATGGCATATATGGGATTTGACGAATACTTTTACGGCGATGGCGTGTGCGTCGTGGAGTGGGCCGAGACCATTCGCGATTTTTTGCCGGAGGCCTATTTGGACATTGAGATTGATGGAGACCACACCTTTACCATAAAGGGCAGTGGTCACTATGGCGATTTAGTGGAGAGATTATGTTAA
- the tsaD gene encoding tRNA (adenosine(37)-N6)-threonylcarbamoyltransferase complex transferase subunit TsaD, with protein MNVLAFESSCDETSVAIVRDGREVLSNVIASQISTHVKFGGVVPEIASRMHVEQINAVMRQAFNDADLKPQDIDLVVGTMGPGLVGALLIGLSAAKATALALNKPFLGVNHIYGHVAANYISHAELKPPFTGLIVSGGHTYLIDVDDFVHFELVGQTRDDAAGEVFDKVARKMGIGYPGGPIIDKLAYEGEDNLHFPRVMLEEDSYDFSFSGLKTAVINTLHSAEQRGDTLKHEDVARSFQDAVTDVLVEKAFRLARERGRDTIVLSGGVAANSHLRRALEERGDEASIRIFYPDLKLCTDNAAMIASAGYYLYQSGQSTAKAYATPNLGLK; from the coding sequence ATGAACGTATTAGCTTTTGAAAGTTCTTGTGATGAAACCTCCGTTGCTATCGTTCGCGACGGCCGGGAGGTTCTTTCCAATGTCATTGCATCACAAATATCAACCCATGTGAAGTTCGGCGGCGTCGTACCGGAAATTGCATCACGTATGCACGTGGAGCAAATTAATGCTGTCATGAGACAGGCTTTTAATGACGCGGATCTTAAGCCTCAGGACATTGATCTTGTGGTAGGCACTATGGGGCCCGGACTTGTAGGGGCGCTGCTCATCGGCTTATCGGCGGCAAAGGCCACAGCTCTTGCGCTGAACAAACCGTTTCTTGGCGTCAATCACATTTATGGGCATGTGGCGGCGAACTACATTTCACATGCAGAGTTGAAGCCGCCTTTTACCGGTCTGATTGTATCCGGCGGTCACACATATCTCATCGATGTCGATGACTTCGTTCATTTTGAACTGGTGGGACAAACCAGAGACGATGCAGCCGGGGAAGTCTTTGATAAAGTCGCACGCAAGATGGGCATCGGCTATCCGGGCGGTCCCATTATCGACAAGCTGGCCTATGAGGGCGAAGATAATCTCCATTTTCCTCGTGTCATGTTGGAAGAGGACAGCTATGACTTCTCGTTCAGCGGTTTGAAAACAGCGGTCATCAACACCTTGCACAGTGCTGAACAGCGAGGTGATACACTGAAACATGAAGATGTGGCACGGTCCTTTCAGGATGCCGTCACGGACGTCTTGGTAGAAAAGGCTTTTCGTCTCGCGCGTGAGAGGGGTCGGGACACTATTGTGCTCTCTGGCGGTGTGGCGGCCAATTCACATCTTCGCCGTGCGTTGGAAGAGCGAGGTGACGAAGCGTCCATTCGCATATTCTATCCGGATTTGAAGCTCTGTACGGACAATGCCGCCATGATTGCTTCGGCGGGTTATTATCTCTATCAAAGCGGACAGAGTACCGCCAAAGCCTATGCCACACCGAATTTAGGATTGAAGTAG
- a CDS encoding sugar kinase, translating to MKKVVTLGEIMLRLSTPGYERFVQADQFDAIYGGGEANVAVSLANYGFDSCYVTKLPENEIGQAAVNALRRYGVNTSEIIRGGERIGIYFSETGASARPSKIIYDRANSAIAMAEVKDFDFDHIFEGTDWFHTSGITPAISKQGAEITKAAMVAAKKAGATVSIDLNYRKKLWTPQQAQQVMRELMEYVDVCIGNEEDASLCLGFTPQGLDVTQGQVDSAAYEIIFKQMREEFNFTHVVSSLRESYSASDNGWSAIIYDGNTFYQSKKYDLRIVDRVGGGDSFAAGLICGLLDGKTAEEALEFGVAASALKHTIKGDFNLVSRNEVENLVQGDASGRVQR from the coding sequence ATGAAAAAAGTGGTCACATTAGGGGAGATTATGTTGAGATTATCCACCCCAGGTTATGAACGGTTTGTGCAAGCTGATCAATTTGATGCTATCTATGGCGGAGGTGAAGCCAATGTGGCGGTGTCCCTTGCAAATTATGGATTTGATTCTTGTTATGTCACCAAGCTGCCTGAGAATGAGATTGGACAAGCGGCCGTCAACGCATTGCGGCGATATGGCGTCAATACGTCCGAGATTATTCGCGGGGGAGAACGGATTGGCATTTATTTCTCAGAAACCGGTGCTTCAGCGCGGCCTTCAAAAATTATTTATGATCGTGCGAACAGTGCCATTGCTATGGCCGAGGTCAAAGATTTTGATTTTGACCACATTTTTGAAGGAACGGATTGGTTTCATACCTCAGGCATTACGCCCGCCATTTCAAAACAGGGCGCTGAAATTACTAAAGCTGCAATGGTAGCTGCCAAAAAAGCTGGAGCTACAGTCAGTATTGATCTTAACTATCGAAAGAAATTATGGACGCCGCAACAAGCCCAGCAAGTCATGCGAGAGTTAATGGAATATGTGGATGTATGCATAGGCAATGAAGAAGATGCCTCGCTATGTTTAGGTTTTACTCCTCAAGGACTGGATGTGACGCAAGGGCAAGTGGATAGTGCGGCGTATGAAATTATTTTTAAACAGATGAGGGAAGAATTTAATTTTACCCACGTGGTAAGTTCTTTGCGGGAATCTTACAGTGCATCGGATAATGGATGGTCAGCTATCATTTATGACGGTAATACGTTCTATCAATCTAAAAAATATGATTTGCGTATTGTTGACCGTGTTGGCGGCGGCGATTCTTTTGCGGCGGGATTAATTTGCGGCTTGTTAGATGGGAAGACTGCGGAAGAGGCACTTGAATTTGGTGTGGCGGCATCGGCTTTGAAGCATACTATTAAAGGTGATTTTAATTTGGTCTCTAGAAATGAAGTGGAAAATTTAGTGCAGGGTGACGCGTCCGGACGTGTACAACGTTAG
- a CDS encoding ECF transporter S component, whose amino-acid sequence MKKEITTRELVITALAIALVYVFTWMVKIQLPIGAQGGLIHLGNIPFFVAAIVYGKRVGALSGAIGMGLFDVTSGWAAWAPITLVTSFIMGHVIADIAHDKPTIGRITAACVAALIIKIVGYYIGEAIMYGSLLVPIASIPGNAVQIVVSSVIVLLIIKPLRQALLSTRR is encoded by the coding sequence ATGAAAAAAGAAATAACGACACGTGAGCTGGTCATCACCGCTCTTGCGATTGCGCTGGTCTATGTCTTCACCTGGATGGTGAAGATACAACTTCCCATCGGTGCACAAGGCGGTCTCATACACCTGGGTAATATTCCCTTTTTTGTCGCGGCCATTGTCTACGGGAAACGGGTTGGCGCACTGAGCGGCGCCATCGGCATGGGACTCTTTGACGTGACCAGCGGTTGGGCGGCATGGGCCCCAATAACCCTCGTCACAAGTTTTATCATGGGTCATGTCATCGCCGATATCGCTCATGACAAACCTACTATAGGGCGCATCACCGCAGCGTGCGTGGCTGCTCTGATCATAAAAATCGTCGGTTACTACATTGGAGAAGCTATTATGTATGGTTCGCTCCTTGTACCTATTGCCAGTATTCCGGGCAATGCCGTGCAGATCGTCGTGTCGTCGGTGATTGTACTTTTGATTATAAAACCGTTGCGACAGGCACTGTTAAGCACACGACGATAG
- a CDS encoding nitroreductase family protein: protein MFRDLIRKRRSIRAYGMTPVSDEEERLLVEAALLAPTAKNRASVELITIRDKAKLAELADIKAQGGVFLKDADLGILVLGNTALAPDQFIQDTAIAATYILLQAEDLNLGACWVNFRGLKDKDGAPAEAAVRRTLGVPDDYSAECVIAVGEKNQIPGEKRGRQVSDFVHSESF, encoded by the coding sequence ATGTTTAGAGATTTAATTAGAAAGCGTCGGTCCATTCGCGCCTACGGCATGACGCCGGTGTCGGACGAGGAAGAGAGACTGTTGGTGGAGGCTGCCCTCCTTGCACCCACAGCTAAAAACAGAGCGTCCGTGGAGCTTATCACTATTCGGGATAAGGCCAAGCTGGCAGAGCTTGCCGATATCAAAGCGCAAGGCGGCGTCTTTTTAAAAGATGCAGATCTTGGCATTCTCGTCTTAGGAAATACGGCGCTGGCACCGGATCAATTTATACAGGACACAGCTATTGCCGCCACCTACATCCTCCTGCAAGCGGAGGACCTAAACCTTGGCGCATGCTGGGTGAATTTCAGAGGCCTTAAGGATAAAGATGGTGCACCTGCCGAGGCGGCGGTGCGTCGAACGCTGGGCGTGCCGGATGACTACAGCGCCGAGTGCGTGATTGCTGTTGGAGAGAAGAATCAGATACCCGGGGAGAAAAGAGGAAGACAGGTGAGCGACTTTGTCCATAGCGAAAGTTTTTAA